Proteins encoded in a region of the Pirellulaceae bacterium genome:
- a CDS encoding DUF1572 family protein — MSESSLQFSLTQAANSELCEAMRRIRNCVSQLNEEQLWWRCDDSMNSIANLLLHLSGNVRQWIIAGVGCELDLRKRQAEFDARGSESGTDLMKQIDDTVARACEILSQVSEDDLVRVRTIQDFQVSGSRAILHSVAHFQGHTQEIVHITRRLLGEQYEFYFVPNERQC, encoded by the coding sequence ATGTCCGAATCATCTCTCCAATTCTCCTTGACGCAGGCTGCAAACAGTGAGCTTTGTGAGGCGATGCGCCGGATCCGAAATTGCGTCAGTCAATTGAACGAAGAGCAACTATGGTGGCGGTGCGACGATTCGATGAATAGCATCGCAAATTTGCTGCTGCATCTCTCGGGTAACGTTCGTCAGTGGATCATTGCGGGCGTTGGTTGCGAGCTTGATCTTCGCAAACGCCAAGCAGAGTTTGATGCTCGAGGTTCTGAGTCTGGCACTGATTTGATGAAGCAGATTGACGACACAGTGGCCCGCGCCTGCGAGATCCTAAGTCAAGTCAGTGAGGATGATTTGGTCCGTGTGAGAACCATTCAAGATTTTCAGGTCTCGGGCAGCCGGGCAATCCTTCATTCGGTAGCGCATTTTCAGGGGCATACCCAGGAGATCGTGCATATCACGCGTCGATTGTTAGGC
- a CDS encoding redoxin domain-containing protein, whose translation MRMIRLVQRGLSFSGNERNCVFLNTGDSKFSNVAAVSGIDFPDDARAVGRVDWDADGDLDLWVSNRNAPQVRFLRNDLASSSDNRWIAFRLLGRKSNRDAIGARLELIATPAAEPILTRTVRAGDGYLTQSSKWITIGVGADLRRCDVRVTWPSGWVSEYSDLPVSQRYQLVEGEAQARQVNSDRQVNLAHVPIAKVNSIAGLSVTSFVKPHMPSLDYVDSTGQRSSMEFFRGSPVLLVLWASWCQPCVAELTELSARQQEWEDSGLKILALCVDRLSPEEAADAAVAKDILQQLSFPYSFGEATAETSAKLQLVNNFLFGLHQPLPVPTSFLIDKNNRLAAIYRGPLSPNRLKIDLQRLQDRPEQRRESSVPFAGRWAGEQRTLKTAALVLELIEAGFLNEASELVQRTQSLYSKSTILDLVVRLGVAHFKQGSKELATQHFRMARRIEPQTVGPEMMLGQWYEGRGEYEVACRYYVAAMKISPDNLPAMNNLAWLLATCPDDTIRDGDQALRLAKTAAEITQGRHPAALDTWAASLAENGDYDQASQVAQRAVELAKRQTHYNLAGQIEARWRLYRQGSPYRSAATDVTQQ comes from the coding sequence ATGCGGATGATCCGTTTGGTTCAACGAGGTCTTTCTTTTAGTGGCAACGAGCGGAATTGTGTTTTCCTTAACACGGGCGATTCAAAGTTTTCGAATGTGGCAGCCGTCAGCGGTATTGATTTTCCAGACGATGCCCGGGCAGTGGGACGGGTGGATTGGGACGCGGATGGAGATCTTGATTTATGGGTCTCGAATCGGAATGCTCCTCAAGTTCGTTTCTTGCGTAACGACCTTGCGAGCAGCAGCGACAATCGTTGGATTGCCTTTCGATTGTTAGGCCGAAAGTCGAATCGCGATGCGATTGGTGCGCGGTTGGAATTAATCGCAACGCCAGCTGCCGAGCCAATCTTGACGCGGACCGTGCGAGCCGGCGATGGCTATTTGACTCAGTCCAGCAAATGGATCACGATCGGCGTAGGAGCTGATCTGCGGCGATGCGACGTCCGCGTGACGTGGCCTTCCGGTTGGGTGAGCGAATACTCCGATCTGCCGGTTAGCCAACGCTATCAATTGGTGGAAGGCGAGGCCCAGGCCAGGCAGGTGAACAGCGACCGTCAAGTCAACCTGGCTCACGTACCGATTGCAAAAGTTAATTCGATCGCAGGTCTGTCGGTTACTTCCTTCGTTAAGCCTCACATGCCGTCACTCGATTATGTGGATTCGACCGGGCAACGATCAAGTATGGAGTTCTTTCGCGGCTCGCCGGTGCTGCTCGTCCTGTGGGCAAGCTGGTGCCAACCCTGTGTTGCCGAATTGACCGAACTGTCCGCCCGACAGCAGGAATGGGAAGACTCTGGACTCAAGATTCTGGCTTTGTGTGTCGATCGCCTCTCTCCGGAGGAGGCGGCAGATGCAGCTGTAGCCAAAGATATCCTCCAGCAGCTGTCGTTTCCCTACTCGTTCGGTGAGGCAACCGCCGAGACCAGTGCCAAGCTTCAGTTGGTCAACAACTTTCTTTTTGGCCTGCATCAGCCCCTGCCAGTACCGACTAGTTTTTTGATTGACAAAAATAATCGCCTGGCAGCCATTTATCGTGGACCTTTGTCACCGAATCGCCTGAAAATAGATCTTCAGCGTTTGCAGGATAGGCCGGAGCAGCGACGAGAATCATCCGTGCCGTTTGCGGGACGCTGGGCCGGCGAGCAGCGAACGTTAAAAACAGCAGCCCTGGTGTTAGAGCTGATTGAAGCCGGTTTCCTCAACGAAGCCAGTGAACTTGTACAGCGAACTCAATCCTTGTATTCAAAATCAACAATTCTCGACCTGGTTGTTCGCTTAGGTGTCGCTCATTTCAAACAAGGATCCAAAGAGTTGGCGACACAACATTTCAGGATGGCCCGACGGATTGAACCCCAGACCGTTGGCCCCGAAATGATGCTAGGACAGTGGTATGAGGGACGCGGTGAATACGAAGTAGCTTGTCGCTACTATGTTGCAGCAATGAAGATCAGCCCTGACAATTTGCCCGCGATGAATAATCTGGCCTGGTTGTTGGCAACCTGTCCTGATGACACGATTCGTGATGGGGATCAGGCGCTCCGTTTGGCCAAAACGGCAGCCGAGATCACACAAGGTCGTCACCCGGCGGCGTTGGATACTTGGGCTGCCAGCCTAGCAGAGAACGGCGATTATGATCAGGCGAGCCAAGTTGCTCAAAGGGCGGTCGAACTAGCAAAGAGACAAACGCATTACAATTTGGCGGGTCAGATTGAAGCGAGATGGCGGCTTTACCGACAAGGATCGCCCTATCGATCCGCCGCCACCGACGTAACTCAACAATAA
- a CDS encoding VCBS repeat-containing protein: MFLRRGLTERERYPEKTSLSGQVMAIDRTIVRVHFSVLLLALWVGCQRTEPARPTQSPRPDVSMVEQVDEGSGDLTQVTFSHISARKEDDANLLDPDQDGWESEAFADRAKHRLDDLFTVGKTVSSRQPFFATDQMPALLPLLSKLYQDDQLQIWRQSGDSTERLPVTENVRAFLEPLLQIGAIRVAIKIIEVDEERLQTVALFQADAVGSERSCQQTGRLTCDWTSVTESEMKLRSIRCDDFEQVQYQLVRGHPTQANRATFFADCTQAVIGADAAYTEQLSFGLNHWIQRVERAHGMDDSVRTGLAIGDANGDGLEDLYRCQGPGLPNRLLIQQADGTVQDCSEAAGVDWLDQTSSALFVDLDNDGDQDLAIATSGGLLLMSNDSSGNYKLEQQLGEQPCDTQSLSAADFDQDGDLDLFVCVYRPSQPNRSGDFVFHNATRGGMNYLFQNRIEAGKWSFSDVTRECGLGDGGNRYSLACAWEDFDRDGDQDLYVANDYGRNYLYRNEQGYFTDVTQEFGLADTGFGMSVSWGDVNRDGRMDLYVGNMFSSAGSRVTQQDSFQPHADPAQRSVYRRMAKGNSLFLQNKTGQFVDISQRAGAQMGRWAWSSVFTDFNNDGWEDLIVANGYITAADSTDL, from the coding sequence ATGTTTTTGCGCCGTGGATTGACAGAGCGCGAGCGATATCCTGAAAAAACCAGTCTGTCGGGGCAGGTGATGGCGATCGATCGAACGATCGTACGAGTCCATTTTTCGGTTCTGTTGCTGGCTCTTTGGGTCGGTTGTCAACGGACTGAGCCAGCTCGGCCGACGCAAAGCCCGAGGCCTGATGTTTCAATGGTTGAACAAGTCGATGAGGGTTCGGGTGACTTAACTCAGGTGACGTTCAGCCACATTTCCGCGCGGAAGGAAGACGACGCTAATTTGCTCGATCCGGATCAGGATGGTTGGGAATCGGAAGCATTTGCTGACCGAGCCAAGCATCGGTTAGATGATCTGTTTACGGTTGGGAAAACTGTTTCATCACGACAACCATTTTTTGCGACGGATCAAATGCCGGCGTTGCTCCCTTTGTTAAGCAAACTTTATCAGGATGACCAACTGCAAATCTGGCGGCAATCAGGAGATTCGACTGAGCGGTTACCCGTTACCGAGAACGTTCGGGCGTTCTTAGAACCGTTACTGCAAATCGGTGCGATCCGGGTTGCGATAAAAATCATCGAGGTCGATGAAGAAAGGTTGCAGACGGTTGCTCTCTTTCAGGCGGATGCGGTCGGAAGTGAGCGTTCCTGTCAACAAACGGGGCGCCTCACTTGTGATTGGACTTCGGTTACGGAATCTGAAATGAAGCTGCGATCGATCCGATGTGATGATTTTGAGCAGGTTCAATATCAATTGGTGAGAGGTCACCCAACCCAGGCGAATCGAGCCACTTTTTTTGCGGACTGCACGCAAGCTGTTATCGGAGCCGATGCAGCTTACACAGAGCAGCTTTCGTTTGGGCTGAATCATTGGATACAGCGTGTCGAACGAGCTCACGGGATGGACGATTCTGTTCGAACTGGATTGGCGATTGGCGACGCCAACGGCGATGGTTTGGAAGATCTGTACCGTTGCCAAGGCCCAGGACTTCCAAATCGCCTGTTGATTCAACAGGCGGATGGAACGGTGCAAGATTGCTCTGAAGCGGCGGGAGTTGACTGGTTGGACCAAACCAGCAGCGCCCTATTCGTTGATCTCGACAATGACGGTGACCAAGATCTTGCCATTGCCACCTCGGGCGGTTTACTGCTGATGTCAAACGACTCATCGGGCAACTACAAGCTTGAACAACAGTTGGGCGAACAGCCTTGCGATACTCAATCGCTATCGGCAGCAGATTTCGACCAAGATGGTGACCTCGATCTGTTTGTTTGTGTTTATCGACCGTCGCAACCAAATCGAAGCGGGGACTTTGTCTTTCACAATGCGACCCGTGGTGGCATGAATTACCTATTTCAAAATCGGATTGAGGCGGGTAAGTGGAGTTTTTCAGATGTAACCCGAGAGTGCGGACTGGGTGATGGAGGCAATCGTTATTCGTTAGCCTGCGCTTGGGAGGATTTTGATCGAGACGGCGATCAGGATCTCTACGTCGCCAACGATTACGGACGTAACTATCTTTATCGGAACGAGCAAGGATACTTCACCGATGTGACGCAAGAATTCGGCTTGGCCGATACGGGATTCGGTATGTCGGTCAGTTGGGGGGATGTCAATCGCGATGGTCGGATGGACCTTTACGTTGGCAACATGTTTTCATCGGCCGGTAGTCGGGTTACTCAGCAGGATTCATTTCAGCCGCATGCCGATCCGGCTCAACGGTCCGTTTACCGTCGGATGGCGAAAGGTAATTCTCTGTTTCTGCAAAATAAGACAGGCCAGTTTGTCGATATCAGTCAGCGCGCGGGAGCCCAAATGGGTCGTTGGGCATGGAGTTCCGTTTTTACCGACTTCAACAATGATGGCTGGGAAGACTTAATTGTAGCGAATGGCTACATCACGGCTGCTGACTCAACTGACTTGTGA
- a CDS encoding PEP-CTERM sorting domain-containing protein (PEP-CTERM proteins occur, often in large numbers, in the proteomes of bacteria that also encode an exosortase, a predicted intramembrane cysteine proteinase. The presence of a PEP-CTERM domain at a protein's C-terminus predicts cleavage within the sorting domain, followed by covalent anchoring to some some component of the (usually Gram-negative) cell surface. Many PEP-CTERM proteins exhibit an unusual sequence composition that includes large numbers of potential glycosylation sites. Expression of one such protein has been shown restore the ability of a bacterium to form floc, a type of biofilm.): MSQSNIDEPRIAIHFLVFHSREVVPMKCTYLFVFSLIMFSPVAIKAAEISWSPAFEIETDADIDVSKPIVRAVNVVSPGDVDEIEVEFPGDITVEFEPEHTFEFNLEFDEGIGSGSVTGTGNYYTVDGLTTENDELDAIFDNHGWVGGGPEGGAIAVLELLDLEIGESYQIQLIGAADDRGCCEYRQMEIWNDDLETVDDDLWFGRSNDFDEDDERGPGSTIGTFVADADNQLIYLVGTSELDDGAGNLGNGADPGLSAYVLSLAGPTGPRGDYNGNGELDTADLDLQSQAIKDGDLAFDENADGVVNIADRILWVNELKNTWMGDADLNGVFNSSDFVVVFSSAKYETGQPAVWTQGDWDGDGVFNSSDFVAAFSNAGYETGPRPGGPNPVALAVPEPSSVVMVLISLVGLMGSIRRRQSSE; encoded by the coding sequence TTGTCGCAAAGTAACATTGATGAACCTCGCATTGCCATTCATTTCCTTGTGTTTCACAGTCGTGAGGTTGTTCCAATGAAGTGCACTTACCTGTTTGTCTTCTCTCTTATCATGTTTTCACCGGTCGCAATAAAAGCCGCTGAAATCTCTTGGTCACCAGCCTTTGAAATTGAAACCGATGCTGACATCGATGTCTCAAAGCCAATTGTTCGTGCCGTTAACGTCGTTTCCCCGGGTGATGTCGACGAAATTGAAGTCGAATTCCCCGGTGATATCACTGTCGAATTCGAGCCGGAACATACGTTTGAATTCAACCTCGAGTTTGATGAAGGAATTGGTAGTGGTTCGGTGACGGGAACCGGAAACTACTACACCGTCGACGGCCTGACGACGGAGAACGATGAACTCGATGCGATTTTTGACAATCACGGTTGGGTCGGTGGTGGCCCTGAGGGTGGCGCAATTGCAGTTCTCGAATTACTTGATCTTGAAATTGGCGAGAGCTACCAGATCCAATTGATCGGTGCGGCTGACGATCGCGGGTGTTGCGAATATCGCCAAATGGAAATCTGGAATGACGATCTCGAAACAGTCGACGACGATCTTTGGTTTGGTCGTAGCAACGACTTTGACGAAGACGACGAACGAGGTCCCGGTTCCACGATCGGCACTTTCGTTGCTGATGCAGATAATCAATTGATTTACCTCGTGGGTACAAGCGAGCTCGACGACGGCGCAGGCAACTTGGGCAACGGGGCCGATCCAGGCTTATCAGCCTACGTGCTTTCTTTGGCCGGTCCCACGGGTCCACGTGGCGATTACAACGGAAACGGTGAACTGGACACGGCAGATCTCGACCTGCAATCGCAAGCGATCAAAGACGGCGATCTTGCATTCGACGAGAATGCGGATGGGGTCGTGAACATCGCCGATCGCATTCTCTGGGTGAACGAATTGAAGAACACTTGGATGGGTGATGCTGATCTGAATGGCGTATTCAACAGTTCGGACTTTGTCGTTGTCTTCAGTTCGGCCAAGTACGAAACAGGGCAACCCGCCGTTTGGACGCAAGGTGATTGGGACGGTGATGGAGTCTTCAATTCGAGTGACTTTGTCGCTGCCTTCTCCAACGCTGGCTATGAGACGGGTCCTCGCCCCGGCGGACCTAACCCCGTTGCGTTAGCAGTTCCGGAGCCTTCGAGTGTGGTGATGGTTCTGATCAGTCTCGTCGGACTCATGGGCTCGATTCGACGTCGCCAATCATCCGAGTGA
- a CDS encoding ASPIC/UnbV domain-containing protein, translating into MSRSPHDLESARQAERSQSGYRQQLSRLDQMLENGESWSGNERNCAFLNLGTNHSSTAQVHFATVSALTGLNFLEDSRAHALVDWDQDGNVDLCTTSRTAPRLRLMRNESTNENRFIALRLIGKSCNRDAIGARVEVKMTGQRPIVKTLNAGEGFLSQSSKWLHFGLGPPPADLRTAPAIESLDVFWPGATQPQSFRDLKADFFYEIMQDVPVPKQLARRRDLSQQLVSKALELPGTSDSAQILLSSRLPLPPLSFKQFDGATQQVVQGEGEAVWLNLWASWCAPCLRELQEISSRADELRAAGVKVVALSLDDFEQPNVEPTSLADAKRCVQDLKFPFIAGAAPAETIRRLQFASQQIFGRQSQTDLPASFLITADGELAAIYRGPVSVDRFLADAATLSADPKGLMEAALPFPGVWFDGRRRSVPIGMVADLIDHQAAQEAADYVRVHQSDLSQQPGYAEVVGYLGTLLAQKGDLEQALEMYRKALEADPKAVPVLNNMAWHLATHPDPSQRDPQLAIQQAEAAAKLTNYRVASILDTLATAYEAAEQSDQARATLDRAIEIAQQREQTELVTRLKAKRSKLE; encoded by the coding sequence GTGTCGCGTTCACCGCATGATCTTGAGAGTGCCCGTCAAGCAGAGCGCTCGCAGAGTGGTTACCGTCAGCAGTTATCTCGTCTTGATCAAATGTTGGAAAATGGCGAGTCTTGGAGCGGTAACGAGCGGAATTGTGCCTTTCTCAATCTGGGAACGAATCATTCGTCTACCGCACAGGTTCATTTTGCTACCGTTTCAGCGCTGACGGGGTTGAATTTTCTCGAGGATTCAAGGGCTCATGCGCTCGTTGACTGGGATCAAGATGGCAATGTTGATCTTTGCACGACGAGTCGGACAGCACCTCGACTTCGCCTGATGCGCAATGAGTCGACCAACGAAAATCGATTCATCGCCTTACGACTGATTGGGAAATCCTGTAATCGCGATGCGATTGGGGCTCGTGTCGAAGTCAAAATGACCGGACAGCGTCCGATCGTGAAGACCTTAAACGCTGGCGAAGGCTTTTTGTCGCAATCATCCAAATGGCTTCACTTTGGTCTGGGTCCGCCACCCGCAGATCTTCGTACAGCGCCCGCCATTGAATCGCTGGACGTGTTTTGGCCTGGAGCGACTCAACCACAATCTTTTCGCGATTTGAAAGCTGATTTCTTTTACGAAATCATGCAAGATGTCCCGGTTCCAAAGCAGCTAGCGCGGCGGCGAGATCTGAGCCAACAGTTGGTCTCAAAAGCTCTTGAGCTACCGGGCACGAGCGACTCAGCGCAAATCTTGTTGTCGAGTCGACTGCCGCTGCCACCGCTTTCATTTAAGCAATTTGATGGTGCGACCCAGCAGGTGGTTCAGGGGGAAGGAGAGGCCGTCTGGTTAAATTTGTGGGCGTCCTGGTGCGCACCTTGTCTTAGAGAACTACAAGAGATCAGTTCGCGAGCTGATGAGTTGAGAGCTGCGGGAGTAAAAGTGGTGGCCCTGTCGCTCGATGACTTTGAGCAGCCAAACGTTGAACCGACCAGTTTGGCGGATGCAAAACGCTGCGTACAGGATTTGAAGTTTCCGTTCATCGCTGGAGCGGCTCCGGCCGAAACGATTCGGCGATTGCAATTTGCCAGTCAACAGATTTTCGGTCGTCAGAGTCAAACCGACCTGCCGGCTAGTTTTTTGATTACCGCTGATGGCGAACTTGCCGCGATTTATCGTGGTCCTGTTTCCGTTGATCGATTCTTAGCTGACGCTGCCACTTTGTCTGCGGACCCGAAAGGTTTGATGGAAGCCGCCCTGCCGTTTCCTGGTGTCTGGTTCGATGGTCGCCGTCGCTCGGTACCGATTGGTATGGTTGCCGACTTGATTGATCACCAGGCAGCTCAGGAAGCAGCTGACTATGTCCGTGTTCATCAATCGGACTTGTCTCAGCAACCGGGTTATGCCGAAGTCGTCGGCTATCTGGGGACGCTGCTGGCTCAAAAAGGGGATTTGGAACAGGCCTTGGAAATGTACCGCAAGGCATTAGAAGCGGATCCCAAAGCGGTGCCCGTCCTGAATAACATGGCGTGGCACTTGGCCACCCATCCGGATCCAAGTCAGCGCGACCCACAACTGGCAATCCAACAGGCGGAAGCGGCTGCGAAGTTGACCAACTATCGCGTTGCCTCAATCCTGGACACGCTGGCAACCGCTTACGAGGCGGCTGAGCAATCTGATCAGGCTCGAGCCACGCTCGATCGAGCAATTGAAATCGCCCAGCAACGGGAGCAGACAGAGCTCGTGACGCGTTTGAAAGCGAAACGCTCTAAATTGGAGTAG
- a CDS encoding VCBS repeat-containing protein yields MNHLSAQKKWRLCLLLLVCLGSVGCDRSAEEIATHSSPHALPDRPTDRMPAKAEPAKAASAVSATASPADASKAVGDAIRFTDESVVPAVTRQLKLLQQCLQSPDADVPVWVTERFSASSLRPSNLAVIFRSEDFTVWRQDQSLLGDEQRFDFQRAFSQLRQVFSPDQEIHFSVHVYEVEKQADQIVTRAHIEIDGQSDRGLVEIDAHWHVTWKPSKAEESLELLEIEVAAFEEVLLKRTKPWFGDMTAAVFRNSKSFSTQLAYDNTHWRRRIERHHIIDKSGHHGLAVGDINSDGLDDLYVCQPGGLPNRLYLQQSDGSVVDGSAEAGVDFHDNTRSALLIDFDNNGSQDLVLATVSGVLFLRNDGHGRFTLANNITAIVDAYSMAAADYDHDGDLDIYACRYYRADADSLALPIPAPYFDAQNGGANYLIRNEGEWRTSNATLAAGLDQNNNRFSYAAIWIDFDHDGDQDLYVANDFGRNNLYRNDGIPGDPPKFTDVALKVGMQDGAFGMSATSGDFDRDGWEDVYIANMFSSAGSRISRMADFKPELDKTKRAKYQHLARGNTLFRNSAGGAFEDVSVLSGVTMGRWSWGSLFTDFDNNGWPDLIVANGYITGDRPQDDL; encoded by the coding sequence GTGAATCATTTGTCGGCTCAAAAAAAGTGGCGGCTTTGCCTGCTGTTGCTCGTTTGTCTTGGCTCGGTTGGTTGTGATCGTTCGGCGGAAGAAATAGCAACCCACTCATCCCCTCATGCGTTGCCGGATCGGCCGACCGATCGGATGCCCGCGAAGGCAGAGCCCGCGAAGGCAGCATCTGCTGTTTCCGCGACGGCCTCGCCAGCGGACGCGTCAAAAGCGGTGGGAGACGCGATCCGCTTCACCGACGAATCTGTCGTTCCGGCAGTGACTCGGCAACTGAAGCTTCTCCAGCAATGTTTGCAATCACCGGACGCCGATGTTCCGGTTTGGGTCACCGAGCGATTTTCAGCATCTTCACTTCGGCCCTCAAACCTTGCGGTTATTTTTCGAAGCGAGGATTTCACCGTCTGGCGTCAGGATCAATCTTTGTTAGGCGATGAACAGAGATTCGATTTTCAAAGAGCCTTTTCACAACTGCGGCAGGTGTTCAGTCCGGATCAGGAAATTCATTTTTCTGTTCATGTCTACGAGGTCGAAAAACAAGCCGACCAGATCGTCACCCGCGCCCATATTGAAATCGACGGGCAAAGCGATAGAGGATTGGTTGAGATTGATGCTCATTGGCATGTGACTTGGAAACCGTCCAAGGCAGAGGAATCATTGGAGCTGTTGGAGATTGAGGTTGCTGCTTTTGAAGAAGTACTTTTGAAGCGAACGAAACCTTGGTTCGGTGACATGACGGCAGCCGTATTTCGAAACTCGAAATCGTTTTCAACACAGTTGGCCTATGACAATACCCATTGGCGCAGACGAATCGAACGGCATCACATCATCGACAAGTCGGGACACCATGGTCTCGCAGTTGGCGATATCAATTCGGATGGACTGGATGACTTGTACGTTTGCCAGCCAGGTGGTCTTCCAAACCGACTTTATCTTCAACAGTCTGACGGTTCGGTGGTGGATGGTTCGGCCGAAGCCGGAGTCGATTTTCACGATAATACACGCAGCGCGTTGCTGATCGACTTTGATAACAATGGCAGTCAGGACTTAGTACTGGCGACCGTATCAGGAGTTTTGTTTCTGAGGAATGATGGTCACGGCCGTTTTACGCTGGCGAACAATATCACTGCGATTGTTGATGCGTATTCGATGGCAGCCGCCGACTACGATCACGACGGCGATTTGGATATCTATGCCTGTCGTTATTATCGGGCCGATGCCGATTCACTTGCCTTGCCGATTCCCGCTCCGTATTTTGATGCACAGAATGGTGGGGCGAATTACCTCATTCGAAATGAAGGAGAGTGGCGAACGTCAAATGCGACTCTGGCTGCCGGTCTTGATCAAAATAACAATCGTTTTAGCTACGCGGCGATCTGGATTGATTTCGATCACGACGGGGACCAAGATCTTTACGTGGCAAATGACTTTGGTCGCAATAATCTCTACCGCAATGATGGCATTCCTGGCGATCCGCCGAAATTCACTGACGTCGCGCTCAAAGTGGGTATGCAAGATGGTGCGTTTGGTATGTCTGCCACCAGCGGTGACTTTGATCGCGATGGTTGGGAAGATGTTTACATTGCCAATATGTTTTCTTCTGCGGGCAGTCGTATTAGTCGCATGGCTGACTTTAAGCCGGAATTGGATAAAACCAAACGAGCTAAGTATCAGCATTTGGCTCGAGGGAATACCTTGTTTCGCAATTCAGCCGGTGGGGCTTTTGAGGATGTCAGCGTTTTATCGGGAGTGACAATGGGACGTTGGAGTTGGGGATCCTTGTTCACTGACTTCGATAACAATGGTTGGCCAGATCTGATCGTGGCCAATGGCTACATTACGGGCGACCGTCCCCAAGATGATTTGTGA